The window AGAAGTTCGACAGCTTCTACAGTCACTTACACCTGAAAGAACATAGGTGAACACAGTTCACCTTCCTAAATAAACCAGCTATCAGAACAAGTGTTGAAGTGCAGCCCGCTCACCGTTAACGTTGGCACAATCCTTTCGCAGGAACTCCAGCGCATGTGGGTGGTCATGCTCCACGGCCTGAGACACATCAATGATGTACACGTCCCCGCTGTGGTACCTGCAAACAAACGCAGAGAGCTGCGCTAACGCCACTGACGTTATACGAGAGATTACTGAGGGGCACGGAAGAAAGTGTGCTTCAAACTTAAGAACTAGCAAACAATCTTAACATATTTCTCTAGCATACACCTTGCATACTAGGGCCAGAACAACTTTTTTGGGTCAGTCCTTTCCCTCATTTACACAAGCTCTATTATTAAACTTTAAAGTCTGCTTCTGAACACAAAAAGCAGTGTTagggatggggggaggaaaaaaaaaaaaaaaaaagatacctcactaatttttttctcttgttgaataggttttttgtttgtttgtaaggGTGTTTcttctgggatatttttttctttgtttggttttggttttttgtttgtttttttttgtttttttaaaataaagaaagctCAGATCTGGGTTAAAACCTACATAATTAATTAGATAAGTTACAAAACCAAGTCACAGAAAGGACCCCACCCTCCCTTAAAGGTAGATTCGTACTCTCACATAGAGGTTGCCAATGCATACATTCTAGGTGTCACAATTCAGAGCAAAGTTTAAAAACGTACAACATATTAAATTCACTGAGATCTGCGTGAACAAGTCTGGCATCTTGGTACATTCTTCGCATGTACTGGATGATTTGCAGGTACAGCTCCCGGACTTTGGAGTCAGATAACTGAGCATTCTTCAGCAGAGGAGCAGGCCTTGAAATTACAACACAAATAACAGGAAGTgaatgcttcttttttcttcttaccagcTGCAAATGCTTTAACTGCTGTACCTGATCCTTCCACTCACTGTGTCAAGCAAGTTGGCATGAGCAGCTAAGTGCACAGAGCCAGCACGAAGGGCAGCAAAGCTTGGAATATACTTGCCAAAGATGCTGGAGCTCCATTTCAAACATCAGCTAATTTGGACCATGCTACATTAATGTTTGTACCACAAAATGATGAGCTATCTTCATGTATGATTAGCAAGCCTTTCCAGCCTTAATCTCTAGTTAAGCCACtttatgaatttattttgcaCAGAATTTCATGCTTCGGAATCATGCAGACTGTCTGCAATAGCAGCTGGCAAACGTCTGAGTATTCTACAGGTCACACGCACATACAAGAGTAACATGTTTACAGGCTTAAAGTAATAGTGGGTAAACTCagagggttggttggtttgtttttaataaaaagttgtGTAAagctactaattaaaaaaaaatattttctaaggaTACTTACCTATCACCTTTACCAATAAAGCCCATGACAAGCACGTGACTTCTTAGCATAATCGGCTCTGGACAAGGTATCCGGGCTGTATTCAACCTGTAACACAGGAACAAAGCcccaaaaaataaacccagactCTACTATTTGCCTTGCACTAGTGCCTGAAGGAGCTCTATCGCTTTAAACATAATACACAACAAGAGCTCCTCTACTGAGGAAACTCACTTGTAAGGAGCAACTAGGAAATGAATATAAAAAGCCACAACCGTTCTGGCTCTGACCCCTCTCTAAGCATTCCTGTGTCAGACAGACTTTTTGCACAGTTCAGGTTAATCCAAGATTAACCTATATCACAGTGTGTTGttactcagcagcagcagctatttctagcttttcctcacttttcagTCATGTCAGACAGAGCATTCAGACACTGAAGAGCTTAGAGCATGAGCAGCAAAATGAAAGAATATCTTtattcctccttcccctttcttttctctcccacaGGGAAGCTTAAGACACTTTCCTGAATACTCCAGAGGCCCTAAAAGGTAGTGATAGCCACAGTGTAGCAAAAGGAGAGTACCTCAGGTTTCAGTTACCTTTGcatgctgaaataaaaactgCAAGAATCACCTTATTaaattcctcatttctttttcagcCCACGTCTTAACCATTTTTCTTGGGTTGCCTTTGCAATATCCATGACGAAatctttaaatgaagaaataaaagacaacagGGACTCTTAGCCAATCAATGCAGTATTAGGATCGGTGATTTTACCACCTTCATCACTTCCCCAATAAAACCAGGCAGAAGTCAAACTCACCTGAATTCACCACTCACATATTTATCCCGATCTTTAAACATCAGAATAGAGGTTTTGTAAATCTTTATTGCTCTGTTCTCTCCGTCCAAAGTACCGGCATGATATACATTAGCCTATTGGATTATGAAGGGaagaaataatattaaagaaacagtctttaaaCCAACCTaaccttctctctttttctctttctggcatCCTGTAAAAACCCAGATAAGCTTTCTCACCCCAGGCCCTACATGGCACCCAGCTGAGTAAGAATGCACACAAGGGCAATCTCTTTTTCTATCCAAGGCAGCTTACAGGAAGGACCTAAGACTGGGTAGGGGTGTGACAACGCATATAGGACAAAACACCAaacaggaaaaactctgcctCATCCACATTTTGGAGACTAAAACAAGCCCTTGTGCGAAGGGTTAATTTGAGTCTGTGCGCTATTTCGCCCCTAAAGCACAGCCCAAATATCTCACATTGACACCGCTACGCAGGGTGGATGTATGCCTTTAATCAGCATCCAAGGACTTGGAAGAAAACCAGATCACCCTAGGGACCAGGCATTCTAAGACTGATTTATTAATTTACCTGGAAATTTGTGGTCTAGTTTTATTCATCTGCAATATTACTTGATAACAACAGCACACAAATGTGCTAGTTTTGTAAAAGCAATGAAGGTTTATagtattttaaacagaatttttttacaCCATTTAGATAACTCCCATTGTCTGCTGACAGGTGGAGCTGGCCCGATCTGCACAGAAGAGGGTTTCGGACGAAGAAAGAATTACCTAGGTTTGTATGTTTTTTCAGGCATTGTTTAATATTGTGTGTACACATACCCTTTACAAAAATTGCAGTTGTATCATACAATTAACAAGATCCACAAATTTAAGATAACAAATTTAAGTATTCTGAGAAATCTTTCATATTTGGGGAAACTTGTTTCCTTTAACACAAATTGCATTTTATCTTAAGAAAGCTCCCTACCAATCAAgcaacaccaaaaataaaaaaaagtactacTAAATCCAAGTATTTCAATACATCTTCTGAGCACCACAAGCTTCCACTTAGCTTGCTGAGAAAGAGACTACCATGTCATTTATAATAAAACTTACTTCTTTCCCTGTGCTGATGCAGCCATTGATTTCTGAAATGACACCTCTACTTAGCATCTTGAACAGAATCATTCGAGTCCGTGGATCCAACACCTCAAATTAACACAGAAAAGTCAGCACAATTGCTGTCTTTGAAGAGGACAAAACCTACTAATACAGGCCGTTTTTAGTACTATACTAAAGGACCCATGGCATCAGACTATTCTTAAAGATCAAACAATAATCCAAAGAGCAGCCACTCAGAATGTCTTTGAGCTAGCTCCAGAAGAGACATAAGAGAATGATTTCTCACCCACAGCTGCATTAAGCGTGTTAAAATAAGGTTTCTCTTAAGATAAAGCTATCATAACTGAAATACAGGAGCTATACGACCTTGGGCCAGTAATAGTTCAgtcttgttaaagaaaaaaggaaaaaagcaaatcccacactttttttattgttctttggAATTTAATAAAAGCTTAAGATGGAATTCTGCATTGCATATATGAACAAATCACAATACTATGCACAAAAATGAGCTCCAAAATGTTTATGGAAGCAAGTACAACTTTCACACAAAAACCAAAGGAACAACAGGTCTCTTCAGGATAACAAGGGAAACAGAATTCCAAGGTGAAACTCTGTTCTTACAGCATGCATTTGATCAATGATTCCTAAATTCCACATTATTTGTTCCGGTCAAAAGAGAAGTTTGATGCATTAGGGACTTACCTGTTCTACTGTTGCTCTGTCTGACTTATCTTTTACTCGGTACCTaatagaagtgaaaataaaacgaTACAATCCCACACAAGGACTCAGTACTTTGACAGAGTAAAACATAATAATCCGTATCAAAGAGAAGACGACAGTCTCAAGTAGTAAGGCTCTCAGTTCATACAAAAGCAAAGACTTCTCCTGCAcgctggggtgggtgggggtgggcagaataaaaattaaaaaatccataaacatcaGTGCCCTTCACTTCCACAGATTTCTTGCCTCCACTGAATTATGCtcactcaggagaaaaaaatatctgtcttaACAACTTAGAGTTATAAGCTGCAGgctttagaacaaaaaaaaaagtttaaaaaaggtACCTCTCCTGACCAAATCATCAGGTGGAACCTTCAAAAGgcttccagtatttttttctagGCCAAGTGCTTAAGGATCTCTGTTTAGAAAAAGAGTAACAGAgataaaataatcttttgctAGTGGAATGACACCCGCCGCTTCTGTCCTACTACACCAATACAATCAGATGTGCTACCAGCAGCAGTGACAGAAGCATCAAAACTCTGGAACTATTTAAGCAACTGATCTGGAAACCAAATAGTTTAAGATCAGAAAGCAAACTGCATGCAGACTATTTACAAATTTTCGTTTTCTTAATAAATTTATTCAAAACTCAGGATCACATTAGGAAATAAAGAACTACTCTTCTGGgttcaaattatttaaatgaaaatagaacCAGAAGTAATACTCACATGTCTGCTTCCTTCTGTCTAGACTTTTCTGTGACTCGGTTTATAACAGAGTCATCAAAATTCAGCTTATCTGAAAAACACGTAAGacgaaatggaaaaaaaaaaacaaaaacaaaacaaaaaccaaaaaaaccaacccccaaatcAAAGAAGTTTCATACATTCAGAATTGCCCCTGCAACTCTGCTGCCAGCCAATATGCCACAACACAATGTTCAAACACAGGTGGAGCTCTTTATAACAAGCACAGAAGCTTAGCTACATACCAGAGATAACCTAGCTCTCCGCTCTGTCTGCATTTCAAGGACTGTAAGGTAACAAAGCAGATGAGTGAGGCAGTCCCACACACTTGGAGATGTAATGCCATCCACAAGTAATGCCTTTTGGATAACATCTCACTATTACATTTGTCCACCACAACTGAATGCCGTTTTTCTGAACAGAATAAGCAACAGACTCCAAGATTCTTTCCTCATGATGTATTTAAAATGGTGTTTGTTAAATTGCTAAGTGTATAAAAGCTGCTGTATTTGGCTATATGCACACCAGCATTGCTCTTTTGAACCTTCATTTTAGAACCACGTCATTATGAAGGAAAACGCAACGTCTGTTTACTACCCTATCAAAAGGCCCCAGTCACAGCTACATCTAGCCCCAACAGGCTGAGATGCACAACCATTTCCATCACATGGTAAACATCAAACTACACTGGCTAGGATAGTGGCCTCTGCACTGATCACAGAAACTCTGCACCTGTGAGATAACTGTTGCATAATGTACCACCCTAATACTAGAGGGGACTGCAATCATCCAGCAAATTTAGCTGTGGTAGCAGCTTTGAGAATGACCCACAGCATCACAACAGGGAGTTGATAACCCCTCTCCAGGCAAACAGCTTGGTGCGACAGAGAAGCTAGGGAAGAAATACTTTATGTGGTCTAGAGAAGtcaaggggaagaagaaagaaaacaaaaaacaaaaaaacaacacaccaaaacaGCCCTGTGGCtctgaaaggggagaaaaatgggTATGGCAGCTGCTTAATGGAGACTAAAGGCAACTTGCAAGTACACAAAAGccattttttattctgtcttgcAATGGTTAACTGCCATTCCAGTGAGCTCTGGCTTTAAGTAAGCAGAATTAGTCTGACAACATCACGGAGCGGTATCTGTTTTCATAAAACATGACAATGCAATTATACTCacctaaattaattttattttcaaatttccttAAAGCCTTGTCTGTAGGGGTAGACATTTTTGCTGAACAGCAACTAGGGGTCTGTCTATTTGCCTGAAACAAAGGAGTTGTTAATATAAGTTGCCTTCTCTAAATAGCCCTTCGAAATACAAACAATATCATTGGAAAAGTCAGTTCAAATGTCTATGTCTAGAGCTATAAATAGAAAACCAGAAAGGGATATGGATTAACAtcagattttatttaattcaagaaaagaaaatacaggtgaCATCGGTTAAAATTCCAAAAACTGCGccaattcacatttattttcagtctggGAACTGAGCTGCAAGTCTCTCATGTTAACgctttttccatctgtaaaaagAAGGGAAACGGCAgacagaaatgaagagaaaaatgaggggaaaaatgagaagaaaaaatgaacagaTAAAACTTTCCAAGATGGTATCTTTTTCCTACAGGTAGTCTTCTCCAAACACAATTAGTATCTGTACATGATTTCACCAGCACTGGACAGCACAAACCACTAACTGAAGGCAAGAATAAGTCACCCAGGACAAgtctctagagggaaggggggcccaggacagctggtcagtattcaaggatcaccttgtctgtgtccaggagcaaactataccgacaaagaggaaggcaggaaagaatgctaggagacctgcctggatgaacagggagctcctggacacactgtcacagaaaaagaaactttataaagaatggaagaaaggacagctagaatgggagGCATaaaaggaagctgtccgaacagcaagagacctggtgagaaaagctaaagaccagttagaattaaatctagccaaggagatcaagggaaacagcaaaaatgtctataggtacattaatggtggGAAGGAGACTAgagagggtgtgggccccctcagaaaggaaacaggggagctggtgacaagtgatatggagaaggccaaggttctcaacgacttcttttcctcagtcttcactggcaagggctccagccacactcccggagtcatagaagacaatggcaggggttggacagaaccgcccatcgtaagtgaagatcaggttcgtgaccatctgatgaacctgaaagtgaacaagtccatgggacccgatgggatacacccaggggtactgaaggaactggcagatgaggctgctaaaccgctctctattatattccaaaaatcatggcagtctggtgaagtccccactgactggaaaaagggaaacataatccccattttcaaaaaggaaaagaaggatgaaccagggaactataggccagtcagtctcacctccatgcctggtaagattatggagcagatcctcctggaggcactgctgaggcagaagaataatgaagagctgactgggtacaatcaacacagcttcaccaagggcaaatcgtgcctgacaaagctggtggccttctatgagaaggtcacgacatcaacagacaaggggagagcaactggcgtcatttacctggacctgagcaaagcctttgacactgtctcgcaTGACaccctggtctccaagctgataaaatatggctttgatggactgacaattcagtggataaagaactggcttgacagctgcccccaaagagtggctgtcaatgggtccatgtccaagtggaggccactGACAAggggagtccctcaaggatcagtactgggactggtcttttttaacatctttgtcagcgacatggacagtggcatagagtgcaccctcagcaagtttgccgacgacaccaagctgtgtggggcagctgacacgctggagggaagggatgccatccagaggggccttgacaggctggagaggtgggcccacgccaacctcatgaagttcaacatgaccaagtgcaaggccctccatctgggtcagggcaaacccaagcaccgatataggctgggcagcgactggcctgagagcagccctggagaaaaggacctgggggtgctggtagacgagaggctcaacatgagccgtcagtatGCACTagtggcccagaaagccaattgtatcctgggctgcatcgggagaagcgtggccagcaggtcgagggaggtgattctccccctctactccactcttgtgagaccccacctggagtactgcatccaattctggagcccctactacaagagagatatggacgtgctggaacacgtccagagaagggccacgaggatgatcagagggctggagcacctctcctatgaggacagactgagagagttggggttgttcactcTGGacaaaagaaggctccaaggagaccttatggtggcctaccagtatcttaagggggcctacaagaaagctggtgagggacttttaggatgtcgggtaatggcaggactagagggaatggattaaaaccagagatgggacgattcagattggacattaggaagaagttcttcaccatgagggtggtgagacactggaacaggttgcccagagaggtggtggaagccccatccctggaggtgttcaaggccaggctggacagggctctgagcaacctgatctagtgggagatgtccctgcccgtggcaggggggttggaactagatgatctttaaggtcccttccaaccctaacaattctatgattctaagtgtggTGAGTCAGACACGATATGCCATGATCAACATCACAAATTTATCTCAATTCTTCTGTTATGTtggtatcaataataaaaagaGGTTTTGAACTTCCAGTGTCCAAGCTGAGGGGAAGAAGGATGATAGTTCTAATGCCACATGTGCTTTTCATTGTGCAAAATGCCAGAGTTTCTACATCAACAGCATGCACTTTAAATTAATCCACTTCTGGcacccctccctccatctcctaTGCATTCTTTTGCCTCCTTCACTATTAATCCAAAACATAACCTGTTCACCCTGGGTGTGACAAGGAGGTATGGTCTCAAAACTGAAtagaaaggagggggaagatgcTCAAAAACACAGAGGACAAATACCAAAACATAAGCAACATCAGCAGAGATCGGAGTGGGCAAAGAAAGGTTGAGAAAGctaagaaacagatgaaaaactgCAGTGACAAAGAGAATCCAGCAACAGAGATGAGGAAATCGAGGAGCTCTGGCTACAATGTACATACACACATGGCACAGTAGAGGAACAGACTCAAAGAAAGGGGATTCTCTTGAGGAAAATGTTCCATTTGTATTTATGCTCAACATAATACTAACAAAGAACAAAGCCTCTACCTTAGCCCCGTTTGCTCTTGGGTACCCTTGATGCTCACAAAATAGCCTTCCAACATACCTGTGGATTGCATCCACCAGCAGCATTGTGGCGCTTCATGAGTCTTCCCACCTCATCATCCCAGTCCCAGTCTTCgtcttcctcttcatcatcattGTAATCATCACCATCTCCTTCCTCAGTGTTAACTTCTTTGCACATGCGTGATTGGCAGTTCTCAGTGACCTCACCTTCTTTAACTGTTTCTGTGTCTTGCGTAGATTCACTTCAAACAAATACAGATGTTCATATAACTACAAATGACTGTTATAGTCATCAAACATTCAATACATTTATCCCAACAAATTATTTCACTAGTTTAGCTCTCCATGAGATGTTTCTCACTTCACCTGTCTTTAAGCAAGCGTATATGAGGATGTCACTGTCCTTAAAGGATGGACTACGTTTAAGTTATGTTCTTCACCACATCAGTGCTGCGTTTTAACTTTTCTGCAGTTATAAATAGTTGGATTCCTCTAACTCTAATCAGATGAACACACCAGATGAGGTCAGCTGGCTCCTTCACCAGAGATGAACCGCTCTACTTGGTGCCACGACAGATTTCCACCTGACAAGGTATCACACGAAATCTCACTTGAGAAAGACAGCCAACCTGCTGGTAACTCAGGGCATCAGCACAACCTACATCAAAAAAGTTAGGCCTACAAAAAAATTTGTGGGATAAACGAACCCTTTTGACTCACTCATGTCTTGATGTCTGTAGCTTGGCATGTTTTTCTGCCTGAACAAGTATGTCCCAAAGCAGATTCTCTGCAGACAGTTGacatt of the Larus michahellis chromosome 2, bLarMic1.1, whole genome shotgun sequence genome contains:
- the RIOK1 gene encoding serine/threonine-protein kinase RIO1 isoform X2, with protein sequence MCKEVNTEEGDGDDYNDDEEEDEDWDWDDEVGRLMKRHNAAGGCNPQANRQTPSCCSAKMSTPTDKALRKFENKINLDKLNFDDSVINRVTEKSRQKEADMYRVKDKSDRATVEQVLDPRTRMILFKMLSRGVISEINGCISTGKEANVYHAGTLDGENRAIKIYKTSILMFKDRDKYVSGEFRFRHGYCKGNPRKMVKTWAEKEMRNLIRLNTARIPCPEPIMLRSHVLVMGFIGKGDRPAPLLKNAQLSDSKVRELYLQIIQYMRRMYQDARLVHADLSEFNMLYHSGDVYIIDVSQAVEHDHPHALEFLRKDCANVNDFFQKRNVAVMTVRELFEFITDPSITSENIDDYLSKAMEIASKRTEEERSSQDKVDEEVFKKAYIPRTLTEVKNYERDVDIMMKLKEEDMALNVQQDNILYQTVTGLKKDLSGVQKIPALLEKKADESETDSDEDGGSSEDSDSVCKESVHPKDKPAEVSMDKKERKKMVKEAQREKRKTKIPKHVKKRKEKTAKMKKGK
- the RIOK1 gene encoding serine/threonine-protein kinase RIO1 isoform X1 — its product is MAATAAMDYRAIAMSQAVPGQFDDAECSDGESTQDTETVKEGEVTENCQSRMCKEVNTEEGDGDDYNDDEEEDEDWDWDDEVGRLMKRHNAAGGCNPQANRQTPSCCSAKMSTPTDKALRKFENKINLDKLNFDDSVINRVTEKSRQKEADMYRVKDKSDRATVEQVLDPRTRMILFKMLSRGVISEINGCISTGKEANVYHAGTLDGENRAIKIYKTSILMFKDRDKYVSGEFRFRHGYCKGNPRKMVKTWAEKEMRNLIRLNTARIPCPEPIMLRSHVLVMGFIGKGDRPAPLLKNAQLSDSKVRELYLQIIQYMRRMYQDARLVHADLSEFNMLYHSGDVYIIDVSQAVEHDHPHALEFLRKDCANVNDFFQKRNVAVMTVRELFEFITDPSITSENIDDYLSKAMEIASKRTEEERSSQDKVDEEVFKKAYIPRTLTEVKNYERDVDIMMKLKEEDMALNVQQDNILYQTVTGLKKDLSGVQKIPALLEKKADESETDSDEDGGSSEDSDSVCKESVHPKDKPAEVSMDKKERKKMVKEAQREKRKTKIPKHVKKRKEKTAKMKKGK